Proteins encoded within one genomic window of Gigantopelta aegis isolate Gae_Host chromosome 2, Gae_host_genome, whole genome shotgun sequence:
- the LOC121376463 gene encoding uncharacterized protein LOC121376463, which yields MADVSYNGDNCIEPEGDSILGQDDIETEGRTHHLRNPNTMRKTAGDVRKFVDWLRGVNERRQPEHIPLKELDEYMANFLTTARKLDGQEYEIESLKSFQCSINRYLIDKQVCVNVLADKEFKHSREVLLLKRRELRRLGGKAAKQNKAEPFTAQEINLLYASNLLGTGNPRALLNTVFLNNTLYFGMESRREHVRLRWGDIQLKTTSQGVEFLEYSGGKSCKPKPAIGNTAVKKSTCTLFADPENARCPVQAYRIFAAKRPKDMLLADSSFYTGIVRLSKQGDHWYSSNALGKNTVGKIVRHMCEEAGIVGRKMNHTPQKVVTLACVTAPPPLLQLQEHLNVNTLSCVQRVGGDNRSTWCYVLNNVKQTTLGGKREHAATIGGEAAETPAVQEKVSRLSGKTLALATGQGTTSVPNSSTVPCNSTVPNSSTVSSSSTVTNSSTVTAIECSRSVGKPESMAGFSNTEADEVKMEDIKNIDEVEVKIENVEDDDDYDDCNHIVTHTDSHFNQRSNATPPADMGTHVQQKHQQQKHHHQQQQQKQQQQLQQQLQQHYACSRLEPGQSDVANDIAKIETDRLAVEQERLNVARERLELEKQLLQIERERVRLERQRLDQSKRF from the exons ATTCTATATTGGGACAGGACGATATCGAAACAGAGGGAAGGACGCATCACTTGCGTAACCCGAACACGATGCGGAAAACAGCGGGTGACGTCAGGAAGTTCGTCGACTGGTTGAGAGGCGTCAACGAAAGGCGGCAACCCGAACATATTCCGCTGAAGGAACTCGATGAGTATATGGCGAATTTTTTAACGACTGCCAGAAAGTTGGACGGCCAGGAATACGAGATCGAGTCTCTGAAGTCGTTCCAGTGCAGCATCAACCGATACCTCATCGACAAACAGGTGTGCGTCAACGTGCTGGCCGACAAGGAGTTTAAACACTCCAGGGAGGTGCTGTTGTTGAAGAGGAGGGAGCTACGGAGGTTAGGAGGGAAAGcggcaaaacaaaataaagccGAGCCTTTCACAGCGCAGGAGATTAACCTACTCTACGCCAGTAATCTACTCGGAACAG GCAATCCCCGTGCTCTACTGAACACAGTGTTTCTGAACAACACACTCTACTTCGGGATGGAGTCTCGGCGGGAGCACGTCCGCCTGCGATGGGGAGACATCCAGCTGAAGACCACCAGCCAGGGAGTCGAGTTCCTCGAGTACTCGGGCGGCAAATCTTGCAAACCTAAACCAGCGATCGGCAACACCGCCGTCAAGAAAAGCACGTGCACGCTGTTCGCTGATCCAG AGAACGCAAGGTGCCCGGTTCAAGCCTACCGAATATTTGCTGCGAAGCGCCCCAAAGACATGCTGTTGGCCGACTCCTCGTTCTACACGGGCATCGTGCGGCTGTCGAAACAGGGCGACCACTGGTACTCGAGTAACGCGCTCGGCAAGAACACGGTCGGCAAAATAGTGCGGCACATGTGTGAGGAGGCGGGCATTGTGGGAAGGAAGATGAACCACACTCCACAGAAGGTCGTCACGTTGGCGTGTGTGACGGCTCCGCCACCTCTACTGCAGCTGCAGGAACATTTAAAC GTGAACACTTTGAGTTGCGTTCAGCGAGTGGGCGGTGACAACAGGAGCACGTGGTGCTACGTCCTCAACAACGTCAAGCAGACGACACTAGGCGGGAAGCGGGAACACGCAGCAACCATTGGAGGTGAAGCGGCAGAAACGCCCGCAGTTCAAGAGAAGGTATCTCGCCTCTCGGGGAAGACGCTAGCCTTGGCAACGGGTCAGGGAACAACCAGCGTGCCAAACAGTTCCACCGTGCCATGCAATTCCACCGTGCCAAACAGTTCCACCGTGTCAAGCAGTTCCACCGTGACAAACAGTTCCACCGTGACAGCGATAGAATGTTCCAGGAGTGTGGGGAAACCCGAATCCATGGCCGGATTTTCAAACACAGAAGCAGATGAAGTGAAGATGgaggacattaaaaatatagATGAAGTTGAAGTGAAGATCGAAAACGTCGAAGATGATGACGACTATGATGACTGTAACCATATTGTCACTCACACTGATTCTCATTTTAATCAACGGTCGAACGCAACGCCTCCTGCTGACATGGGAACTCATGTACAACAGAAGCACCAACAgcaaaaacaccaccaccagcagcaacagcagaaacaacagcaacagctaCAGCAGCAACTACAGCAACACTACGCATGTTCACGCCTCGAACCTGGCCAGTCGGATGTTGCTAATGACATTGCTAAAATAGAGACAGATAGGTTAGCCGTGGAGCAGGAGAGACTGAATGTGGCGAGGGAGAGGTTGGAACTGGAAAAACAACTGCTGCAGATAGAACGAGAACGAGTTCGTCTGGAAAGACAGCGACTGGATCAGAGCAAGCGCTTCTAA